The following are encoded together in the Triticum dicoccoides isolate Atlit2015 ecotype Zavitan chromosome 6B, WEW_v2.0, whole genome shotgun sequence genome:
- the LOC119325989 gene encoding uncharacterized protein LOC119325989, with protein sequence MWGDVVALVRQGLRWRRRRGRRSTARVVDESALGLGDAGAAAAVAPSVGGALARALLALACAVRFDGEDLPTEEAWAASVWRPRADEVSHLMVRESMRYAIYA encoded by the coding sequence ATGTGGGGCGACGTGGTGGCGCTCGTCCGGCAGGgcctgcggtggcggcggcgcagggggagGAGGTCTACGGCGCGGGTGGTGGACGAGAGCGCGCTCGGCCTCGGCGATGCCGGCGCCGCCGCGGCGGTGGCGCCGAGCGTGGGCGGCGCCCTGGCCAGGGCGCTCCTGGCACTAGCGTGCGCCGTCCGCTTCGACGGCGAGGACCTGCCGACGGAGGAAGCCTGGGCGGCGAGCGTATGGCGGCCACGGGCCGACGAGGTCAGCCACCTCATGGTGCGCGAGAGCATGCGCTATGCCATCTACGCGTAG
- the LOC119323618 gene encoding uncharacterized protein LOC119323618 isoform X2, with amino-acid sequence MLLLRLWPPVACVATATARAMIQSRMSSASTPTAVAVARPAGRYAVYVAAVPLRAPQGPAQALMSSAYSLGLWDLQHFMVLLRPDPARTPTRAQEQEQEPSLVFDFQPRHPEDALAAFSVLSRSKIPGVVRRRRLRRIPDRRSWFVGLSDGDGDAADAAERFSERWPTDLVVGNHDCRDYTNDG; translated from the exons ATGCTCTTATTGCGCCTATGGCCGCCGGTTGCTTGTGTGGCCACGGCCACAGCTAGGGCAATGATCCAATCTCGAATGTCGTCTGCCTCTACGCCCACGGCCGTGGCGGTGGCGCGGCCGGCGGGGAGGTACGCCGTGTACGTCGCGGCCGTGCCGCTGAGGGCTCCTCAGGGTCCGGCCCAGGCCCTGATGTCTTCGGCCTACTCGTTGGGTCTGTGGGACCTTCAGCACTTCATGGTGCTCCTCCGGCCCGACCCTGCCCGAACCCCAACCCGAGCCCAG gagcaggagcaggagccgtCGTTGGTGTTCGATTTCCAGCCTCGCCACCCGGAGGATGCTCTCGCCGCCTTCTCCGTGCTCTCGCGGAGCAAAATACCGG GGGTGGTTCGGAGGAGAAGGCTGCGGAGGATCCCTGACAGGAGGAGCTGGTTCGTCGGCCtaagcgacggcgacggcgacgccgccgacgccgccgagaGGTTCAGCGAGCGCTGGCCGACCGACCTGGTTGTCGGGAACCACGACTGCCGAGACTACACCAACG ATGGTTGA
- the LOC119323618 gene encoding uncharacterized protein LOC119323618 isoform X1 — MLLLRLWPPVACVATATARAMIQSRMSSASTPTAVAVARPAGRYAVYVAAVPLRAPQGPAQALMSSAYSLGLWDLQHFMVLLRPDPARTPTRAQEQEQEPSLVFDFQPRHPEDALAAFSVLSRSKIPGVVRRRRLRRIPDRRSWFVGLSDGDGDAADAAERFSERWPTDLVVGNHDCRDYTNGLVEVLTGQKRVLDALRSAGRQ; from the exons ATGCTCTTATTGCGCCTATGGCCGCCGGTTGCTTGTGTGGCCACGGCCACAGCTAGGGCAATGATCCAATCTCGAATGTCGTCTGCCTCTACGCCCACGGCCGTGGCGGTGGCGCGGCCGGCGGGGAGGTACGCCGTGTACGTCGCGGCCGTGCCGCTGAGGGCTCCTCAGGGTCCGGCCCAGGCCCTGATGTCTTCGGCCTACTCGTTGGGTCTGTGGGACCTTCAGCACTTCATGGTGCTCCTCCGGCCCGACCCTGCCCGAACCCCAACCCGAGCCCAG gagcaggagcaggagccgtCGTTGGTGTTCGATTTCCAGCCTCGCCACCCGGAGGATGCTCTCGCCGCCTTCTCCGTGCTCTCGCGGAGCAAAATACCGG GGGTGGTTCGGAGGAGAAGGCTGCGGAGGATCCCTGACAGGAGGAGCTGGTTCGTCGGCCtaagcgacggcgacggcgacgccgccgacgccgccgagaGGTTCAGCGAGCGCTGGCCGACCGACCTGGTTGTCGGGAACCACGACTGCCGAGACTACACCAACG GGCTGGTGGAGGTCTTGACAGGACAAAAACGTGTCCTCGACGCGCTGAGATCAGCAGGCCGCCAATGA
- the LOC119323617 gene encoding glycerophosphodiester phosphodiesterase GDPDL4-like, translated as MGRSGHACSVLGSLLLLLLLLGPAAAQKGSTWKTLSGDAPAVIAKGGFSGLFPDSSDPAYSFAASNQDSAQWCDVRLTKDGVGICLPDIKMDNCTTISDLFPKGKKTYRVNGVSTTGWFSVDYNSIDLTNVTLLRAILSRTNRFDGSFTLVQVEVALSQYKAPAWLNVQHDSFYSQFNLSMRSYILSMSKQYTVDYISSPEVSFLKSLVGRVGRKTKLVFRFLDEGLVEPSTNQTYGSMLKNLSSVKTFASGILVPKHYIWPVTADNYLQPSTSVVDDAHKAGLEIYAADFANDFALSYNYSYDPLAEYLRFIDNGAFCVDGLLTDFPITPLEAIGCFSNLNNTKADHGAPLVISHNGASGDYPDCTDLAYQKAVVDGADVIDCDVQVTKDGIPICMSSIDLMDVTTVASSQFASQAGVISDIKAVAGVYTFNLTWEDIANNLKPMISNPFGQIGLSRNPRNRNAGKFMRLSDFLAFAKGKDLSGIMITVEHASFMAEKLGFGVVDAVIKAVDDSGYSKQSAQKVMIQSTNSSTLVKFKQLAKYNLVYKIDEVVKDAAPSSLADMKKFADAASVSIKSVYPESSNFLINQTNPLVKSLQSAGLPVYVYLLRNEFFSQPYDFFSDATSQINALVHKGGEGGGVDGLITDFPGTAHRYKLNSCRNMGDKTPYYMLPPQRGGLVGVIQDKAALPPAMAPEPVLTVSDVAEPPLPPVSNTTAPAPSHAAADVSVSIPITAAVLVLCASLLI; from the exons ATGGGGAGGAGCGGCCATGCCTGCTCCGTTCTTgggtcgctgctgctgctgctcctgctgctggGCCCGGCCGCTGCGCAGAAGGGCTCGACCTGGAAGACGCTGAGTG GCGATGCTCCAGCAGTCATAGCTAAGGGTGGTTTCTCGGGCCTATTTCCCGACTCCAGTGACCCTGCTTATTCGTTTGCTGCCAGCAATCAGGATTCAGCCCAGTGGTGCGATGTTCGGTTAACCAAGGATGGCGTTGGCATCTGCCTTCCAGACATAAAAATGGATAACTGCACAACCATATCCGATCTTTTCCCAAAGGGAAAGAAGACCTACCGTGTCAACGGTGTGTCCACGACGGGGTGGTTCTCTGTGGACTATAACAGCATTGACCTGACCAATGTAACTT TGCTGCGAGCAATCTTGTCTCGTACAAATAGGTTTGATGGAAGCTTCACGCTAGTTCAAGTTGAAGTTGCACTGTCGCAATATAAGGCCCCTGCTTGGTTGAATGTTCAG CATGACAGTTTCTACAGCCAGTTTAATCTGAGCATGAGAAGCTATATCCTGTCTATGTCAAAGCAATACACGGTTGACTACATCTCGTCCCCTGAAGTGAGTTTCCTCAAAAGTCTAGTTGGAAGGGTTGGCAGGAAGACAAAGCTTGTGTTCCGTTTTCTTGATGAAGGCCTTGTCGAGCCATCTACAAATCAGACATATGGCTCAATGCTGAAAAATCTATCATCCGTCAAGACTTTTGCTTCTGGAATACTTGTTCCCAAACACTATATCTGGCCTGTTACGGCAGATAATTATCTGCAACCCTCTACTTCAGTCGTGGATGATGCTCATAAGGCAGGCTTAGAAATTTATGCTGCTGATTTTGCCAACGACTTTGCACTCAGCTACAACTACAGCTATGATCCGTTAGCAGAATATCTTCGCTTCATCGACAATGGTGCCTTCTGTGTTGATGGTCTCTTGACTGATTTCCCTATCACTCCATTAGAGGCCATCG GCTGCTTCAGTAACCTGAACAACACCAAGGCAGATCATG GGGCACCTCTAGTTATCTCCCACAATGGTGCTAGTGGTGACTACCCTGACTGCACTGACCTAGCTTATCAAAAGGCAGTTGTTGATGGTGCAGATGTCATTGACTGTGACGTTCAAGTGACAAAAGATGGCATACCAATATGCATGAGTTCCATTGACCTAATGGATGTCACTACTGTTGCATCCTCGCAATTTGCTTCTCAAGCGGGTGTCATAAGTGACATTAAGGCTGTTGCTGGAGTCTATACCTTCAACCTCACTTGGGAGGATATTGCAAATAACCTGAAGC CTATGATATCAAACCCATTTGGCCAGATTGGCCTATCAAGAAATCCCAGAAACAGGAACGCAGGAAAATTCATGAGATTATCAGACTTTTTGGCTTTTGCAAAAGGAAAAGATTTGTCAGGAATCATGATTACCGTGGAG CATGCTTCATTCATGGCAGAGAAACTTGGGTTTGGTGTGGTAGATGCAGTGATCAAAGCTGTTGATGACTCTGGTTACAGCAAACAGAGCGCCCAGAAAGTGATGATCCAGTCAACAAACAGCTCAACCCTGGTGAAGTTCAAGCAGCTGGCCAAGTATAACCTTGTGTACAAGATCGACGAAGTCGTGAAAGACGCGGCGCCTTCCTCCCTCGCAGACATGAAAAAGTTTGCGGACGCTGCTTCTGTCAGCATCAAGTCCGTTTACCCAGAGTCGAGCAATTTCCTGATAAACCAGACGAACCCTCTCGTCAAGTCCCTGCAGTCTGCTGGCCTTCCAGTCTATGTGTACCTGCTGAGGAACGAGTTCTTTTCTCAGCCGTACGACTTCTTCTCAGACGCCACGTCACAGATCAATGCCCTTGTGCacaaagggggagagggaggcggagtGGATGGACTCATCACCGATTTCCCGGGGACGGCTCACAGATACAAAT TGAACTCGTGCAGGAACATGGGGGACAAGACGCCCTACTACATGCTGCCTCCCCAGCGCGGCGGCCTGGTTGGGGTCATACAGGATAAAGCAGCATTGCCACCAGCAATGGCCCCAGAGCCGGTGTTGACTGTCTCCGACGTGGCGGAGCCGCCCCTTCCTCCGGTGAGCAACACCACAGCTCCAGCGCCTTCCCACGCCGCCGCCGATGTCTCCGTCTCGATCCCGATCACTGCAGCGGTGCTAGTGCTATGCGCTTCTCTGCTTATCTGA